In the genome of Siniperca chuatsi isolate FFG_IHB_CAS linkage group LG17, ASM2008510v1, whole genome shotgun sequence, one region contains:
- the si:ch211-199g17.2 gene encoding uncharacterized protein si:ch211-199g17.2 isoform X3 has protein sequence MQPVEAQKGVSSKSQLFNSLEVYLNNKNRLQPIIGLGSIIECMKAGTHNTEALYLCEVCVCQLSKADMRNHIMGSLHRYNYIKAWHPHLVSEWKEKSDLSKLAWPLMEMAKILEGKEGPGDVRLLEVEDAVYQKMATHNENNVTLINILKDGQWQGEPESHSETTSVQLEHNPIQSQRIVLPPQNQWRQSKKSLKTSTETNKPPSLIQSTVASVKSEGWLNNTSASLWDNTQTSTEVSVLSENSNSFLDGYTGTEPLIGLFRVLECRSEDGHTHCFLCHCCRIRSNKKDIIDHLTSSSHLVNYLMETHPEQVAVMMADINDNDQLLQSLAKKVEQEEGRGELKVVYAPESLCILLTGKSYHWCIKMLCNGWTHTKEKRKIAVKALWTLFL, from the exons ATGCAGCCGGTTGAGGCACAGAAAG GAGTTTCTTCCAAAAGCCAACTGTTCAATTCTCTGGAGGTGTATCTGAACAACAAGAACAGACTGCAACCCATTATTG GCCTGGGCAGCATTATAGAATGTATGAAGGCGggtacacacaacacagaagcACTGTAcctgtgtgaggtgtgtgtgtgtcaacttAGTAAAGCTGACATGCGGAACCACATTATGGGAAGTCTCCACAGATACAACTACATT AAAGCCTGGCACCCCCACTTAGTGTCAGAATGGAAGGAGAAGTCTGACCTGTCTAAGCTGGCCTGGCCACTGATGGAGATGGCCAAGATACTTGAGGGAAAAGAGGGACCTGGAGATGTCCGG TTGTTAGAGGTTGAAGACGCTGTATACCAGAAGATGGCAACACACAATGAGAATAACG TAACTTTGATAAATATCTTAAAAGATGGGCAGTGGCAGGGTGAACCTGAGAGCCATTCAGAGACTACATCTGTGCAGCTGGAACACAATCCCATCCAATCGCAGAGGATTGTATTGCCTCCCCAGAACCAATGGCGACAGTCCAAGAAATCCCTCAAGACCTCAACAGAGACTAACAAGCCTCCATCTCTGATACAGTCAACTGTGGCTTCTGTCAAGTCAGAAGGCTGGTTAAACAACACATCTGCATCACTGTGGGACAATACTCAGACGTCAACTGAAGTCTCTGTGCTATCAGAGAACAGCAACAGCTTTCTGGATGGCTACACAGGAACTGAGCCTCTGATTG GTCTTTTCCGTGTGCTTGAGTGTAGAAGTGAAGATGGccacacacactgtttcttATGTCACTGCTGCCGCATCAGATCCAACAAAAAGGACATAATTGATCACCTAACCAGCTCTTCCCATCTCGTGAACTACTTG ATGGAAACTCATCCTGAGCAGGTGGCGGTAATGATGGCAGATATTAATGACAACGATCAGCTTCTCCAATCACTGGCCAAGAAAGTGGAGCAAGAGGAGGGCAGAGGAGAGCTGAAG GTGGTATACGCACCAGAATCCCTCTGTATCCTACTGACTGGCAAAAGTTACCACTGGT